From a region of the Hemibagrus wyckioides isolate EC202008001 linkage group LG06, SWU_Hwy_1.0, whole genome shotgun sequence genome:
- the rpf2 gene encoding ribosome production factor 2 homolog — protein sequence MTQSGSVVKPKTKRSKRFLQNREPKATENCKNTMIMKGGNTSQSVTQALKDIYALKKPNAVLYKKKNIMRPFEDSTSLEFFSKKSDCSLFLFGSHNKKRPNNLIFGRLFDFHVLDMFELGIEKFTSLKEVKNSKCAEGTKPMLVFAGELFETDKEYIRLRSVLTDFFRGPSVSAVRLAGLDHVLHFTALEGRVYLRSYRVLLKKSGCRTPRIELEEIGPSIDLVVRRTHLASDDLYRTALRQPKGVKPKKKKNVSHDAFGTKYGRLHMQKQDLSKLQTRKMKGLRKRKGDVAAETGETTSPKKSKAQE from the exons ATGACGCAGTCCGGCAGTGTGGT GAAGCCGAAGACGAAGCGCTCCAAGCGTTTCCTGCAGAACAGAGAACCCAAAGCGACGGAGAACTGCAAGAACACCATGATCATGAAGGGAGGGAACACGAGCCAGAGCGTCACCCAGGCCCTCAAAGACATC TACGCGTTAAAGAAACCCAACGCCGTTCTGTATAAGAA gaagaaCATCATGAGGCCGTTTGAAGACTCCACGTCACTG GAATTCTTCTCCAAGAAGTCCGACTGCTCGCTGTTCCTCTTCGGCTCTCACAACAAGAAACGGCCCAATAACCTGATATTCG gtCGATTGTTTGATTTCCACGTGTTGGACATGTTCGAGCTCGGCATTGAGAAGTTCACATCGCTCAAAGAGGTCAAG AACAGTAAGTGTGCAGAGGGGACGAAACCCATGTTGGTGTTTGCAGGTGAACTGTTTGAGACGGATAAAGAGTACATACGCCTCAGGAGTGTCCTAACAg ATTTTTTCCGAGGTCCGTCCGTTTCAGCTGTGCGTCTCGCCGGTCTGGATCACGTTCTCCACTTCACCGCTCTCGAGGGGAGAGTTTACTTGCGCAGCTATAG ggtgctGTTGAAGAAGTCGGGCTGTCGGACGCCGAGGATCGAGTTGGAGGAGATTGGTCCATCCATAGACCTGGTGGTGAGGAGGACTCACCTGGCTTCAGATGACCTGTACAGGACAGCACTCAGACAACCTAAAGGAGTCAAG cccaagaagaagaagaacgtCTCCCACGACGCCTTCGGTACCAAATACGGCCGCCTGCACATGCAGAAACAGGACCTCAGCAAACTGCAGACGAGGAAGATGAAGGGACTGAGGAAGAGGAAAGGAGACGTCGCCGCGGAGACCGGAGAGACGACATCACCCAAGAAATCCAAAGCTCAAGAATAA
- the LOC131354367 gene encoding uncharacterized protein LOC131354367, giving the protein MSDCTTEVRFSPSLPSECVLRSGAVIFPGVYDQLGYALVVFPVEFQSKLLCDVTKEEVAEFVCYCLRLHSKSRSECLVSVVADLRDASVAVTRRMAEILLLLQLHQRTVHSFYAVQPKKRDVQKLLQKLLSSNSKCSPAVKCVFLREVFELSNYVDRSQLPADLGGYFIYSHESWVSFIKEMDSFVQEFVAVVRKLPVCISALQDFSKLSVPTEYEPLAVFCSTNQARLQHLRRDLGLDALFRRCECVLEKFRYPERDPCYQAMVGTVLFTHTALEMLQNYDRIKAAVEKVELLWRRVFSSALLRLQVLQLQRDADQVVCEMECLVQKMQSYTPEALRDSNTAETLQLEFNTSVYTHAVMLVRRAEDVLNTVPETVVRQNQEGYEWINDLERRTNQLRAVMEVQNRNLNSICTFHQCYHKIQRWYSVAVCERFLQDLLWRTCPNKYDKEEKLLSHKQTKVFSVIEDFLRLHPPPDVGELKQLAQLANLVPDAHLENAGKQLTKRCSTLRKLLISPGSVKFSDLQMAMQWQYEYLKGKTVDSPSDFHTQRNMCDQNVYRDSDFFPVNANVLTRHHGANYQSGTKPPSLSSFDSGFDGAGSGHLETGGGKTCQDEAPRSKSPLLHVNEKNASSSSEGLVEEKSLRAPSIHIIPNVSGDTVNFEITVKRSATLPKNPWLSLPVDDLENCYTVIISPTQQRETRSCDQLTQTTDTSMCDLQNQSTEWSPIGNVLSSTITDGAETSEAMPTLLWDSYDLHESDSVLLGEPDFEWEIKEQQELRAVEEMLSRTAGILQEEESVLAQEEILDVLLEADSPYRLWPSWSKACEFTQMTSSDLAEAGVIGLEDDLISLNFGTDDVFSQKHPSGVATPPSEAGSDPLFLLETGNGGPDRSELLKEIENLKALEEKIVEENLKISELRSSESKETMISPSLSENRKRFLEKLEQEKKEVEEMERNLSMEMKKSKPKCLSKGRKIVRCSVMGKGSVLREDDEALLMSCKSSAQVFNHGQPCLEKPTNQQPSDIAGHHVHYEGSYPEASIDSKCLNVTADSSSTDSMNISLNFEDQQNIDSPASSLLVAVPSVIAGDVLRCDIETKMTDLVSSVLNLSNAEGPDIGESKTLLDPHDSKEEKYLEPSEILESTERCNTDLKEETLMSEVVSSTAFDPGGPSPLPQSSKLKIWISTDFEENASDAVNQTAVSTSSASSVDSIPVECKIPCRTSSVELKHHNTNNNNLHTLDLRVGVENVPEEPEDQKPETWCESLVSRNQSPLLETSETCGATENNEVKVRVHLVDSAVTRHVCRSPVLQLHICTREMSDFQTPVVLDTGSSLVKAGFADQDLPTTIFPTAVGRPKYMEVMSGSVERDVYVGHDAQHMRGVLTLHYPMRNGVVSDWDQMEMIWSHAFEQLRVCSEDHPVLLTEGVVSVRENRQHSIQLMFESFNVPLAYMALQPVLALYATGRTTGLVFDSGDGVSHSVPVFDGYCLPHAVQRFNLAGNDITLHLKQLLMEQGVCMRTSAEMEIVREIKEKCCFVALNYEAELGGGGRAGAQMHYTLPDGHVISLTMERFRAPEILFRPELIGQDYYGMHESIFRSVLRSDVDLRRDLVGNIVLSGGNTLLAGLPERLQHEISGLAPVGLGERVKVTSSPDRDFSVWRGGAVLANMPSFSSAWISQEEYEEFGPQIVFRKCF; this is encoded by the exons ATGAGCGACtgtactacag aggtGAGGTTTAGTCCCTCTCTGCCCTCAGAGTGTGTTCTCCGCTCCGGTGCTGTTATATTCCCCG GTGTGTATGATCAGCTGGGATATGCTCTGGTTGTTTTCCCGGTGGAGTTTCAGAGTAAACTGCTGTGTGATGTCACTAAAGAGGAAGTAGCAGAGtttgtgtgttactgtctccGCCTACACAG TAAGAGCAGGTCGGAGTGTCTGGTGTCGGTGGTGGCTGATTTGAGAGACGCTTCAGTGGCTGTGACCAGACGCATGGCTGAGATCCTCCTGCTGCTGCAG CTCCACCAGCGCACTGTCCACTCCTTCTACGCTGTTCAGCCCAAAAAGCGAGATGTCCAGAAGCTGCTGCAGAAGCTCCTGAGCTCCAACTCCAAATGTTCACCGGCGGTTAAG tGCGTGTTCCTCAGAGAAGTCTTTGAGCTGAGTAACTACGTGGACCGCAGTCAGCTTCCTGCTGATCTGGGAGGATATTTTATCTACAGTCATGAGAGCTGGGTCTCCTTCATCAAA GAGATGGACAGTTTTGTTCAGGAGTTTGTGGCTGTGGTCAGGAAGTTGCCGGTGTGTATCAGCGCTCTTCAGGACTTCTCTAAACTCTCCGTTCCTACCGAGTATGAACCTCTAGCTGTTTTCTGTTCCACCAATCAGGCGCGACTCCAGCATCTTCGCAG agatctGGGTCTGGACGCCTTGTTTaggaggtgtgagtgtgtgctggagAAGTTCCGTTATCCTGAGAGGGATCCGTGTTACCAGGCCATGGTGGGAACTGTGctgttcacacacactgctttggAGATGCTGCAGAACTatgacag aatcAAAGCAGCAGTGGAGAAAGTGGAGTTGCTGTGGAGACGTGTTTTCTCCAGCGCTCTCCTCCGACTCCAGGTCCTCCAGCTTCAGAGAGACGCAGACCAG gttgtgtgtgagatggagtgCCTTGTGCAGAAGATGCAGTCATACACACCTGAGGCACTCCGAGATTCCAACACTGCTGAAACTCTACAGCTGGAGTTCAACACATCTGTGTACACACATGCTGTG atgctGGTGCGTCGTGCTGAGGATGTGTTAAACACTGTACCGGAGACTGTGGTCAGACAGAATCAGGAAGGATACGAGTGGATAAATGATCTGGAGAGACGGACAAACCAGCTCAGAGCAGTCATGGAGGTTCAGAACAGGAACCTGAACAGCATCTGCACCTTCCATCAGTGCTACCataaa ATCCAGCGGTGGTacagtgtggcagtgtgtgagCGCTTCCTACAGGATTTGCTGTGGAGAACTTGCCCCAACAAATATGACAAGGAGGAAAAACTCCTCTCACACAAGCAGACCAAAGTCTTCTCTGTGATCGAGGACTTTCTCAGGTTGCATCCTCCTCCTGATGTGGGTGAGCTAAAGCAGCTGGCACAGCTGGCTAATCTCGTACCTGATGCACACCTGGAGAATGCAGGAAAGCAGCTTACAAAGAG gtGTTCAACTTTGCGCAAGTTGTTGATCTCTCCCGGTTCTGTGAAATTTTCTGACCTCCAGATGGCCATGCAGTGGCAGTATGAGTATCTAAAGGGGAAGACCGTGGATTCACCCTCTGACTTCCATACTCAGAGAAACATGTGTGATCAGAATGTCTATAGAGATTCTGACTTCTTTCCTGTAAATGCCAATGTTTTGACAAGACATCATGGTGCAAATTATCAGTCTGGAACAAAGCCACCATCCCTCAGCTCCTTTGATTCTGGGTTTGATGGAGCAGGAAGTGGTCACCTTGAAACAGGAGGTGGAAAGACATGCCAGGATGAGGCACCCAGATCAAAATCTCCTCTTCTCCATGTTAATGAGAAGAATGCTTCCAGCTCATCTGAGGGTCTTGTGGAGGAGAAGTCTCTTAGAGCCCCAAGTATCCACATCATTCCAAATGTAAGTGGAGACACTGTAAACTTTGAGATCACTGTGAAACGTTCAGCCACGCTTCCCAAAAACCCCTGGCTGAGTCTTCCTGTAGATGATCTGGAGAACTGCTACACTGTGATCATCTCTCCCACCCAGCAAAGGGAGACTAGGAGCTGTGATCAGTTAACACAGACTACAGATACAAGTATGTGTGATCTTCAGAATCAGAGTACAGAGTGGAGCCCCATCGGCAACGTCCTCTCGAGTACAATTACAGATGGAGCTGAAACATCAGAGGCCATGCCCACGCTCCTGTGGGACTCGTATGATCTGCATGAATCGGATAGCGTGTTACTTGGCGAGCCCGATTTTGAGTGGGAAATAAAAGAGCAGCAAGAGCTCAGAGCTGTGGAGGAAATGCTGAGCCGAACAGCTGGAATCCTGCAAGAAGAGGAAAGTGTTCTTGCTCAAGAGGAGATCTTGGATGTTCTACTGGAAGCAGACAGTCCATACAGATTGTGGCCTTCATGGAGCAAAGCTTGCGAATTTACACAGATGACCTCCAGTGACTTGGCTGAAGCAGGTGTGATTGGATTGGAGGATGATCTCATCTCCCTTAATTTTGGAACGGATGATGTCTTTTCTCAGAAACATCCAAGTGGTGTTGCTACACCTCCATCAGAAGCAGGCTCTGACCCACTCTTTCTTCTTGAAACAGGAAACGGAGGTCCTGATAGATCAGAGCTTTTGAAGGAGATCGAAAATCTGAAGGCCTTGGAGGAAAAGATTGTTGAGGAGAACCTGAAAATCAGTGAGCTGCGTTCATCCGAATCGAAGGAAACAATGATTTCCCCGAGCCTCAGTGAGAACCGGAAGAGGTTTCTTGAGAAACTGGAACAAGAGAAAAAGGAAgtggaagagatggagagaaaccTGAGCATGGAGATGAAGAAAAGCAAGCCAAAGTGTCTGAGCAAGGGTCGTAAAATTGTAAGGTGTTCCGTAATGGGAAAAGGTTCAGTGTTGAGGGAGGATGATGAAGCTCTCCTGATGAGCTGCAAAAGTTCAGCACAAGTCTTCAATCATGGACAGCCATGTTTAGAGAAACCCACCAATCAGCAACCTTCAGACATAGCAGGTCATCATGTTCACTACGAAGGTTCATATCCAGAAGCATCAATCGATTCCAAATGTTTGAATGTAACTGCAGATTCTTCATCTACTGACTCCATGAACATTAGTTTAAATTTTGAGGATCAGCAGAATATTGATTCTCCTGCATCATCCTTATTAGTTGCTGTACCTTCTGTCATAGCAGGTGATGTTCTCAGATGTGATATTGAGACAAAAATGACAGACTTGGTATCTTCAGTCCTAAATCTTTCTAATGCTGAAGGTCCTGATATTGGAGAATCAAAAACACTGTTAGATCCTCACGATAGCAAAGAAGAAAAGTACTTGGAACCTTCAGAAATCTTGGAATCAACTGAACGGTGTAACACAGATCTCAAGGAGGAAACTTTAATGTCAGAGGTAGTATCATCTACTGCATTCGATCCTGGTGGTCCATCACCCCTTCCTCAAAGTTCTAAACTGAAAATATGGATAAGCACAGATTTTGAAGAAAATGCATCCGATGCTGTAAATCAGACTGCTGtttccacatcttcagcatCGTCTGTTGATTCAATACCAGTAGAGTGCAAGATTCCATGTAGAACATCATCAGTGGAGCTCAAACACCACAATACCAACAATAACAACcttcacactctggatctcagaGTTGGTGTAGAGAATGTGCCTGAAGAACCTGAAGATCAGAAACCAGAGACATGGTGTGAAAGTCTGGTCTCCAGGAATCAATCACCTCTGCTCGAAACATCCGAAACTTGTGGGGCAACGGAGAACAATGAGGTGAAAGTTCGAGTACATCTTGTTGACAGCGCTGTAACGAGACACGTCTGCAGATCTCCGGTTCTGCAACTTCACATCTGCACTAGAGAG ATGAGTGATTTTCAGACCCCTGTGGTGTTGGACACCGGGTCCAGTTTGGTGAAAGCTGGATTTGCTGACCAGGATCTGCCCACCACCATCTTCCCCACCGCTGTTGGTCGTCCCAAGTACATG GAGGTGATGAGCGGCAGTGTGGAGCGTGATGTGTATGTGGGACATGACGCCCAGCACATGAGGGGCGTGTTAACACTTCATTACCCAATGAGGAACGGTGTTGTGTCCGACTGGGATCAGATGGAGATG atctggaGTCATGCATTTGAGCAGTTGCGGGTGTGTAGTGAGGATCACCCTGTATTGCTGACTGAGGGAGTAGTGAGCGTACGTGAGAACCGCCAGCATTCTATCCAGCTCATGTTTGAGTCCTTTAATGTTCCACTTGCATACATGGCACTGCAGCCGGTACTGGCGCTGTACGCAACTGGCCGGACcaccg gCTTGGTGTTTGACTCTGGAGATGGTGTGAGTCACAGCGTCCCTGTGTTTGATGGTTACTGTCTACCTCATGCTGTTCAGCGTTTTAATCTagcaggaaatgacatcacactgCACCTTAAACAG ctgttgATGGAGCAGGGTGTGTGCATGCGGACGTCTGCTGAGATGGAGATTGTGCGTGAGATTAAGGAAAAATGCTGCTTCGTAGCTCTAAACTATGAGGCGGAGCTTGGTGGAGGAGGCAGAGCCGGCGCTCAGATGCATTACACTCTACCTGACGGACATGTCATCTCCTTGACGATGGAACGGTTTAG AGCGCCGGAGATCCTGTTCAGGCCAGAGCTGATCGGTCAGGATTATTATGGGATGCACGAGAGCATTTTCAGATCTGTTCTTCGGTCGGACGTTGACCTGCGCAGGGATCTGGTGGGAAATATTGTCCTTTCAG GTGGTAACACGCTGCTGGCTGGACTTCCTGAACGTCTGCAGCATGAGATCAGCGGTTTGGCCCCTGTAGGTTTGGGTGAAAGGGTAAAGGTCACGAGTTCTCCAGATCGAGATTTCTCCGTGTGGAGAGGAGGAGCTGTACTTGCCAACATGCCATCCTTCTCCTCAGCCTGGATCAGCCAGGAGGAGTACGAGGAATTCGGACCCCAGATCGTCTTCAGGAAGTGTTTCTAA
- the smim8 gene encoding small integral membrane protein 8: protein MSPSESDSKVPGLRGVRTTSLFRAVNPELFIKPNKPVMAFGLITITLCVGYLGYLHAVKENSQELYEAVDSEGERYMRRKSSKWD from the exons ATGTCACCTTCAGAGAGCGACAGTAAAGTACCCGGATTGAGAGGAGTGAGAACCACCTCCCTGTTCCGCGCGGTCAACCCGGAGCTCTTCATCAAACCT AATAAGCCGGTGATGGCGTTCGGCCTCATCACCATCACGCTGTGTGTGGGGTATCTGGGCTATCTGCACGCCGTGAAGGAGAACTCTCAGGAGCTTTATGAGGCAGTGGACAGTGAGGGGGAGAGATACATGCGGAGAAAAAGCTCAAAGTGGGACTGA
- the gjb7 gene encoding connexin 28.8 produces MNWAFLESVLSGVNKYSTAIGRIWLSVLFIFRILVFVAAAENVWKDESKDFVCNTQQPGCENVCFDRFFPVSQARLWALQLIMVSTPSLLVALHVAYREHREKKHGRKLYEDRGRIDGGLLFTYLFSLVLKTTFEVGTLLIFYFVYNGFAVPRMYRCEEIPCPNTVDCYISKATEKKIFLYIMGCTSVLCVVLNLTEMIYILSKQCWKCFSKRYVPVEQKRMCRCHAHSTSALILGSAGLKATTFTSKENEVRFQPSQAVKETPT; encoded by the coding sequence ATGAACTGGGCTTTTCTGGAGAGCGTTCTGAGCGGCGTGAATAAATACTCCACTGCCATTGGTCGGATTTGGCTCTCGGTGCTCTTCATCTTCCGCATCCTGGTGTTCGTGGCCGCTGCTGAAAACGTCTGGAAAGACGAGTCGAAGGATTTTGTGTGCAACACCCAGCAGCCGGGCTGTGAGAACGTCTGCTTCGACCGCTTCTTCCCCGTTTCTCAGGCCCGTCTGTGGGCCCTGCAGCTCATCATGGTGTCCACGCCGTCCCTGCTGGTGGCCTTGCACGTGGCCTACCGCGAGCACCGGGAGAAAAAACACGGGCGCAAACTTTACGAGGACAGAGGCAGGATCGACGGCGGCCTGCTCTTCACCTACCTCTTCAGCCTGGTCCTGAAGACGACCTTCGAGGTGGGCACGTTGCTCATCTTCTACTTTGTGTATAACGGATTTGCGGTGCCACGGATGTACCGGTGCGAGGAGATTCCCTGTCCCAACACGGTGGACTGCTACATCTCCAAAGCCACGGAGAAGAAGATCTTCCTCTACATCATGGGCTGCACGTCTGTCCTGTGTGTGGTCCTGAACCTGACCGAGATGATCTACATCCTGTCCAAGCAGTGCTGGAAGTGTTTCAGTAAGAGGTACGTCCCCGTGGAACAGAAGAGGATGTGTAGGTGTCACGCCCACTCCACGTCTGCGCTCATTCTTGGCTCGGCCGGACTTAAAGCCACGACGTTTACTAGCAAAGAGAACGAGGTTCGGTTTCAGCCATCGCAGGCTGTGAAGGAAACTCCGACATGA